GAGCACCGTGACCTGCCGGTCCGCAATGCTGTACGGGGAGCCGACGACCAGGTCGGCGTATCCGTCCCGGTTCAGGTCGGCCGTTGCCGTGGTGGTGCCGAACCGGTCCCCCTCGAACAGGTGCCCAGGGATACCGGGCGAGTCCTCGGTGATCGTCTGGCGTCGGCTCGTCGTCGAGACGCCGTTCGCCGAGCCGTACACCACGACGACGGCTCCCGCCTTGTCGTAAGGGCCGATATCCGCCCCTGGCACCGGCAGCACCAGGTCCCGGTACCCGTCGCCGTTGAAGTCCCCCGGCACTGCCCCGTGCACGGCGGCGGCCGACCCGGCCGGCGCCAGCGTCGCCGCGATCACCGAGGCGGCCACGACCGCGGCCCCACCCCATCCACGCATGAGAAGTCCCCTTCTTCGACACACAGCCGGAGAAGGGGACCACTCAGCGCCCCGGAGGGTTGTAGATCAGCTCAGAGGGCTCAGAACACTCCCTCGACGATCTTTGGATCCTTCCTCCACGAAGAAACCCAGCGTCAGCGACGCGTCCGGGTCGAACTGCGCGCCGAGGACATCGGCCGGGCCGCGGATGCCTGGCGGCACGGGTGGGAGGTGACGGTGACGGGGGATCTGGGCTCTGGAAGGCGGTGGTCAGCCATGTGGATCCGGGTTTCCTCCCAGGCCGGCCCTTCGTCGTATCCGGGGTCGTGCCACATACGTGCCACTACGTCCGCTCTGCAGCCTTCTCAGCTTCTCAACGTCCCACCGTCTCCCACAGCGTGATGGCGAGTGCCGTGCAGGACGTCGCTGCCGCCAGGGACGGCAGGGGCCAGCGGGTGCGTTCCAGGGCGTCGAGGCGTTCCTCGTGGTCGGCGAGGGTCTTGTCGGTCTGGTCGGCGCGTTGCAGGAGGAGGGCCAGGTCACCGCGGGTGGTGGCGAAGCCGACGTCCACGGAGCGGCGCAGGCGTTCCAGTTCCACGGCCACTCCGCCGGCCTCCGTCGGGGTCATGACCCCGTGCCGGGCACGGCCGGGACACGCAGCCTGTCCCAACTCGCCCGGCCCGGTATGCCGTCGGCCCCGGCACCGGCGTACCCGAGCTTGCGCTGCCACGCCGCGTACGAGCGGACGTCGGCCTCGCCCCAGACCGGGCCAGGACCGACCGCGTACCGACCGCAGCCCTCGGCCACCAGGCGCTGTCCGACGGCCGTGAACAGCGCACTGCGCCGGCCCGGCACGAAGAAGGCGGCCCCGGGGAAGGGGGCGCAGGCCGCGGGCGCGGGGACGGGCCTGGTCCCCAGCCGGGCCTCGATCCGCGAGCGCATCCCGGCCATCGAGAACGACGGGTCGATCTTGCGCCGGGTCCACTCCTTGTGGCCGATCACGCTCCCGGCCGACCAGCCGTGGGCCCGGCACAGCGCCGCAGACACCCGTTCCGCGGCGGCGAGTTGATCCGCCGGGTACGGATCGCGGCCGTCGCCGAGGTTCTCGATCTCGAAGCCGTAGAAACGGGCGTTGCCGTCGACTGCGTCCGGCCCCGGGGACGGCGGCGTGCGCTCGGCGACGACCGCGTCGAGTACGGCTGTGGAGCCGGATCCGGCGTGGTTCGTACGGCCGTATCCGACGAGATGCACCGTGCCGTCCTTGGCGATCAGCCCGACGCACAGCGGGCCGGGCAGCGCCGCGGTGCCGTCACGGCACAGGGTGAGGCTGTTGATGCCGGCGGTGTGATGCAGCATCACGCCGTGGACCGGGCCCCAGGGGCCCTTGTGATTGCGGTTGTGGGTCTT
This region of Streptomyces chromofuscus genomic DNA includes:
- a CDS encoding peptidoglycan-binding protein → MAAPLTADAFVRALRGEGVRFVEHGTWKTHNRNHKGPWGPVHGVMLHHTAGINSLTLCRDGTAALPGPLCVGLIAKDGTVHLVGYGRTNHAGSGSTAVLDAVVAERTPPSPGPDAVDGNARFYGFEIENLGDGRDPYPADQLAAAERVSAALCRAHGWSAGSVIGHKEWTRRKIDPSFSMAGMRSRIEARLGTRPVPAPAACAPFPGAAFFVPGRRSALFTAVGQRLVAEGCGRYAVGPGPVWGEADVRSYAAWQRKLGYAGAGADGIPGRASWDRLRVPAVPGTGS